Proteins encoded within one genomic window of Synechococcus sp. PCC 7335:
- a CDS encoding folate-binding protein YgfZ, protein MATLFDRSHWGQIRLTGADRVRFLHNQTTNSIEQLSANEGCHTVFVTSTGRTIDLSTVYAFEDSLLVIVSPGMEKKLYDWMDKYIFFSDKVTLVDESSQTFLFTVVGEGCDELARTLGAPSLVGKRAFTHQAIADDNLQQASSGDSGTQESSTPDDIRMACDVELAIPGYTLWGPIEKADATQQAILSTGITVGTQAEWESLRIQQGRPTPHKELTDDDNPLEAGLWHSVSFEKGCYIGQETIARLNTYKGVKKRLWGLAIDRSVLEGSDIALDGKIVGKLTSLTNTEAGFFGLGYIRTKAGGEGLDVEIAGAKAKVMPVPFIQHEYYQNDQSAS, encoded by the coding sequence ATGGCTACATTATTTGATCGCAGTCATTGGGGCCAGATCCGACTCACGGGTGCAGACCGAGTGAGATTTTTGCACAATCAAACTACAAACAGTATTGAACAGCTTTCGGCCAATGAAGGCTGTCATACTGTGTTTGTAACCTCAACTGGACGGACAATCGATCTATCTACGGTCTATGCTTTTGAGGATTCTCTACTGGTGATAGTGTCTCCAGGCATGGAAAAAAAGCTGTATGACTGGATGGATAAATATATTTTCTTTTCAGATAAAGTGACGCTAGTAGATGAAAGTAGCCAAACTTTCTTATTTACCGTAGTTGGGGAAGGCTGCGATGAGTTAGCGCGTACACTAGGTGCACCTAGCTTAGTGGGTAAACGCGCCTTTACTCACCAAGCGATCGCTGACGACAACCTACAGCAGGCTAGCTCAGGAGACTCTGGTACGCAAGAATCTAGCACACCAGATGATATTCGCATGGCCTGTGACGTTGAGCTAGCAATCCCAGGATATACGCTCTGGGGTCCTATTGAAAAAGCAGACGCTACGCAGCAGGCAATTCTATCTACAGGCATCACCGTTGGAACACAAGCAGAGTGGGAAAGTTTGCGTATTCAACAGGGACGTCCAACGCCTCATAAGGAACTTACCGATGATGACAATCCTTTAGAAGCAGGGCTTTGGCACAGTGTCTCTTTTGAAAAGGGCTGCTACATTGGTCAAGAAACAATTGCTCGTCTTAACACTTACAAAGGCGTCAAAAAAAGACTGTGGGGTCTAGCGATTGACCGCTCTGTTCTAGAAGGTTCAGACATTGCATTAGATGGGAAAATAGTGGGTAAACTTACCAGCTTGACTAACACCGAAGCTGGTTTCTTTGGCTTAGGCTATATCCGAACCAAAGCAGGCGGTGAGGGACTAGATGTAGAAATAGCGGGCGCGAAGGCTAAAGTGATGCCAGTTCCCTTCATTCAGCATGAGTACTACCAGAACGATCAATCAGCTAGTTGA
- a CDS encoding pentapeptide repeat-containing protein: protein MKMNKVAALLVAISIGLIGLLGFAAPSWAYLQEDVDMLMNDNECPVCILNEADLVGAQLNHANLKVASLTGANLTGADLSETNLMLSELIGTNLTNASLAGAQMNGAQLKDAVLKGADLSGANLTQANLEDANFVGAKLINTEMTAAVVGVANFTDADLTGANLRAVNRSRAIFCHTTMPDGDEENRDCD from the coding sequence GATAGGACTGTTAGGATTTGCGGCGCCGAGCTGGGCCTATTTGCAAGAAGATGTTGACATGCTGATGAACGATAATGAGTGCCCGGTCTGCATTTTGAACGAGGCCGATTTGGTTGGCGCTCAGCTCAACCATGCCAATCTAAAAGTCGCTTCTTTAACGGGTGCGAATCTAACAGGCGCAGATCTCAGTGAGACCAACCTCATGCTTTCTGAGCTGATTGGTACTAATCTAACTAATGCCAGTTTGGCAGGTGCACAGATGAATGGCGCTCAGCTTAAAGACGCAGTGCTAAAAGGTGCAGACCTGAGCGGAGCAAATCTGACCCAAGCCAATTTAGAAGATGCTAATTTTGTGGGTGCCAAGCTGATCAATACCGAAATGACAGCGGCAGTGGTGGGTGTTGCTAACTTTACAGATGCAGACCTAACGGGCGCTAATTTGCGAGCAGTAAACCGCAGCCGAGCGATTTTCTGTCATACGACTATGCCAGATGGCGATGAAGAAAATAGAGATTGTGATTAG
- a CDS encoding cytochrome P450 — MPKLSKSGAITSQSISQSANQPASRPDSQPVSTENQLRTARGFSLFRRLEWVLDPVSYLERTKVDTPDFFEEDTLGFGAGPTVITSHPEAMQYILTRDRTTFSAPGDFNRILSPFLGTQSVIMLSGEQHKVRRQLMTPAFHGERLTVYGQLICDLTKELLEAQPKYQPLSIRTLTQKISLQVISQIVFGFTDGPRSKEIMETLCETVDSVGSPASAALLFFTWLQKDLGPWSPWGKFLRKRQRIDNLVYAEIRDRAAEIKKDGGSANSKRSDILSMLMASRTEDGEALSEQELRDELMALLFAGHETTATAMAWAMYWIHQLPAVKEKLLAELAGLGPKADPMAIAQLPYLSAVCKETLRRSPVAMFTFPRTAEAPVNIVGYSFPKGTTFLGCIFLTHQREDLYPDPKAFRPERFLERKFSPYEFIPFGAGSRRCVGEALAQYEMKLAVATMVANYQFELADERPEKPVRRGVTLAPERGVRMVVTGTRQ; from the coding sequence ATGCCTAAGTTGTCTAAGTCGGGTGCGATCACTTCACAGTCAATCAGCCAATCAGCCAACCAGCCAGCCAGCCGGCCAGATAGCCAGCCAGTTTCGACTGAAAATCAGCTCAGAACAGCGCGTGGCTTTTCGCTATTTCGACGGTTGGAGTGGGTGTTAGACCCGGTGAGCTATCTAGAGCGAACCAAGGTAGATACTCCTGACTTTTTTGAAGAAGACACGCTGGGCTTTGGTGCTGGGCCAACGGTGATCACCTCGCACCCAGAGGCGATGCAGTATATCTTGACACGCGATCGCACCACGTTTAGTGCCCCGGGAGATTTCAATCGAATTCTTTCGCCTTTTCTAGGTACTCAGTCGGTAATTATGCTTAGCGGAGAGCAGCATAAGGTTAGACGACAGCTGATGACGCCGGCTTTTCATGGGGAGAGGCTGACAGTATATGGGCAGCTGATCTGCGATCTCACCAAAGAATTGCTTGAAGCACAACCAAAGTATCAACCTTTATCTATTCGCACCCTTACTCAGAAAATCTCATTACAGGTTATCTCTCAGATCGTTTTTGGCTTTACAGACGGTCCGCGTTCGAAGGAAATCATGGAGACGCTATGCGAAACAGTCGATAGCGTCGGTTCGCCAGCATCGGCCGCATTATTGTTCTTCACCTGGCTACAAAAGGACCTAGGGCCGTGGAGTCCGTGGGGAAAGTTTTTGCGTAAGCGACAAAGAATAGATAACCTGGTCTACGCAGAGATCCGCGATCGCGCTGCTGAAATTAAAAAAGACGGTGGTAGCGCCAATAGTAAGCGTAGTGATATTCTCTCAATGCTGATGGCTAGTCGCACCGAAGATGGCGAAGCGTTGAGCGAGCAAGAGCTTCGAGATGAGCTGATGGCGCTGCTGTTCGCTGGGCATGAAACCACAGCAACGGCGATGGCCTGGGCAATGTATTGGATTCACCAGCTACCAGCGGTAAAAGAGAAGCTGCTAGCTGAGCTAGCTGGACTGGGCCCAAAGGCTGATCCGATGGCGATCGCCCAGCTTCCCTACCTAAGCGCTGTATGCAAAGAGACCTTGAGACGCTCTCCGGTAGCGATGTTTACCTTCCCGCGGACAGCGGAAGCGCCAGTTAACATTGTGGGCTATTCTTTCCCCAAAGGAACCACTTTCTTAGGCTGTATATTTTTGACTCACCAGCGAGAAGATCTCTACCCTGACCCAAAGGCATTTCGACCAGAGCGTTTTCTAGAGCGAAAGTTTTCTCCCTACGAATTCATTCCTTTTGGAGCCGGGTCTAGGCGCTGTGTGGGGGAAGCACTGGCGCAGTACGAAATGAAACTTGCTGTGGCTACGATGGTGGCAAACTATCAGTTTGAGCTGGCAGACGAGCGCCCTGAGAAACCTGTTCGCAGAGGAGTGACTCTAGCGCCAGAAAGAGGCGTGCGTATGGTCGTGACAGGAACTCGTCAATAG